Within Aspergillus oryzae RIB40 DNA, chromosome 2, the genomic segment AGCTTCAAGTACGGAACTGTGTGGTATTTTCTCATTTACTTGTAGCGTCTGTCTGAAAAGCTGGTTTGAACGTTTCAAGTTCACATGGAAATTGTGGATGTCAAGTCAGAGTAGAGAGTAGAATAATTAATTCAATATCAACATGAACAATTCCCTTGATGGTATTaacagaaggagaaaaggaatcAATCGTTAATAGGCACAACTATCGTAACCCGTGAACCAAGAAGTATGTAAAACTAGAGACTCCAGACCTCTGATATGATCATATCCAGCACAACGCAAATGCGCCTCATCCGaaaattttctttcaataGCCAGCCGTCCAGCCGGCAACTTACTGTACGCCGGTAAGGGGAAACAAAGCACGCATGATTTGATCATCGGTGTACATGCTTTCCAAGCCGAGACCAGTAATGAGTTTATAACCGAACTGTGCCTCCCCGTTCGCCTTGTATGATACCAAAgaccgaagagaaaaaggaagaataaaGCATGAAGAGACAGATACCTCACAAATACATATCGTTGGATAATGTTGATCCCAAAATGAAAGTAGATGGTACATATACCAGAGCGTATGTGACTCAATTTTGCGAGTATGATAGTGCCCAGATGCCTTGCTCGTCATGACGTCAGTTGCAGTGTTGTATCATAGTAGATATGGGTATCAAAAACTGCAGCACGCGATTGTGCATTATAGTCAGATGGCAAAGATTATTATTTGACGCGACccatgatatcctccacGTCCTTTTGGTTCACAACTACACCACCCTCCGAACAGCGGGCCTTCGTACGCAATTCGGAGCAAAGATTGTCGACGTCAATTTCGCCATTGCGGAACTTCTCCATAGACTGCAGGCGGTCCCTACGGTAGATAAAGTCAGTATGCCAGTGATAATCCATGGGAACCCACATTAAGCCGACATACCAAATCTTGGTGCAAGACAACATCTGTGATTTGTCCTCCCCAGGcaccacctcctcatccaaTTTGTTGTCGATTTCAGCAATCAAAtccttcttcggtggctgCGGGTTAGCCACCTCATTAAAATTGTGAGATGGACTTCCCAGATCCGGCAAGGGGAAGGCATCGTCAAAGAAGGTACCGAAGTCCTGCGACAAAATTGCATCTTGAGGTTCTCGCCAGTCTCCGAACAGCACTGGATCGAACTGACCCCCATTCTGCTGCGCCAGAAGGTCCAGTCCAGGTCCGGGTGTTTGTTCgtagttgttgttgggttggcTGGGGGTATTCGACACGCTCTCGCTTTTGCCTCTCACAGCTGGAATAGGGTTATTGATATTGCCGCACGCCATGCCGAGTTGTGCGCAGAAGGAGGCCTCACCATCAATGGTGCTATAGGTACAAGCATGATGATTTTGAACACTGTCATTAAGCTTCGTAGCAGGCGAATTTGATGACGGTTCCGGCGATGTGCCATTCGAAGACAGCATCTGACTTTGGTGTGAGtccgatgaggatgatggagaacAAGAATTGGAGGAATCATGTGATGATGCGGACTGTCTGATATTGTACACCGATGGAACCTTAGGAGAGGGGTTGTTGGAGACTCCATTAGCGGCTTTGGCAGTTGGCATTCCACGGTTGTTTGAGCCGTTGAGTGTTTCCCGAGTCATAACACCTGGAACTTGGGAGTCGCTTGTCGCCGGAGAAGAACCATCCCTAGGCTTGTTTTGGTTTGACTTGGTCAATGGGCCATTAAAGATGTGCCCTCCGGGAAGGTCTCCGAACTTGGGGAAATCGAACATGAAGTCGTTGTTATTGAGGCCGTACAAATTCCTAGAATGAGCGCTCGGGATAGCGCTCATGGCAGAGATTCCACTGCCGGTAGTCAGCCATGAGAGACGCTTGCGGTACTCCCTGAGCTCCACTTGCAAACGCTCGACCTGAGCGCGGAGTAGTCCGTTCTCCTGGTTTGCATCGTCAGAGGCCTTCTGCAACTCATCCACTTTGGTCTCCAAGTCCTTCAAATGCTTCTCCTTGCGCTCACGGAATGCCCGCTGCGCTGCACGATTCTGCGCCTTGCGCTTCTAGAGAGCATGTTAGTAACACAAACCCCGATCAATCTACTCCACAGATTTCAATGCATACCGAAGTAGGCTCTGAAGTCAACGGCTTTCTACCTGGTTTTTTCGCTGCTTTGTCATCGCTTTCTCTGCGCTTCTTTCCCGACTCTTCGTTTTCGTTGTCCGACATATCCTTCCGCTTTTCGCCTACCTCGTGTTCCTCAGACGGGAGACTTCCCGGTAGGTCACCAATTAGATTCTCGGAGCCCGGAAAATCAAAGTCAAGCTCCGGGTTAAAGTCTAGGAAAGGACTCTCATCATCTCCGTAACCCAATCCACCGGAGCCAGGATGCGTTTTATTGAATCCTGGTGACATGCTGAAGCTGCCAGACGACATGTTTCCAGGAGTGCTGTCTGGATCTGTCTTCGCTTGGGATCTTTGCTTATCGTTCTGTTGTTTTTGAGGGGGTTGGTTGGAGGAAAGAGcggcaagaagaaggtcttgtTGATCGGGGGAGAGGTATAGACCTTGATGATAGAGGGTATTGTAATCGGCCATCGTGATTGTCGTATCTTCCGAAGTAAAATAGATATGCGAGAAATTCCAGACGCCGGGGCCACTCGTATGCTGAGAGAGACCGAGAATCAAATCCAAATCAAACACTCGACTTGGCTGTTTGAACCGTTGTGAGAGCAAGGCCGGGCTTCCCGCCCGTTCGTTCTATCGTATGAAGTCGCCAGTGATAAAAAGGTATCTGTGTGATGAATGATTCAAGACAAATACTCAAAGCGGCAGTAATTGAGGGGACGTAGCGTCAAGAATTGACGTTACAGCGATGGCGGAAAACGCGGTAATTTTTGTAAGGATTCGAGGATAAATGAACTAAGGGATGCTTCCGACTACAAGCTGAAATTGATAGCAACTGGCTGAGATCCGGCAGAGAGAGAGGCACAAGTGACTGgttaaagaaaaaaaattgacGTAGTCGGAAGTGGTGTACAGACACCGGGCAAGCAGCAGGACGATCCAAAGGGAGCTCAACCCCGATGCACAGTAAATAGGAGCTCCAAGACACGTAGGGGATAATCAAACAGAGGGTGAGGTGAAGAAAATGCAGGTTGATCCAAAGGTAGGTTCAGGGCAAGGTGTGTGAAAGGAGGGGCTCGGGGGGAGGCGAATGAGGCTAGAAACGGAGCAGTAGGCGGAGCAGAAATGCTGAGAATGGATCAAGATACGTCAGATCAATTGGTGCCTACTTCAGGCTGACAGGGAACCAATCGATAGGGGGGAAACGAATGCTAGAGAAGAGACCAgggggaggatgaagaaagaagagaacgagTTGGCGtaagaggggaagagatgagCCGATGCATTGCAGTCATTCGATACGGTACAGCGATGACTAGCCTGAGGTACCACTCTTTTGGTCGCCGAAAGAGCGGCAGCCCCTTTAGCGCGTGGTTATTGGTTGCCTAACCCCAGGGTTACTGATCAGGGCCAATCAGGGTGACGGATCGTGGACGCTAGTTCGGAACCAGAAAATCCCAGGTGCTGCTTAGAAATCAGGCCAGaccctcttttttctttcgcatTTTCTGCCACTTTCCATTCCCTCGTGTTTAAAGCCGTTTGGTTCCCGCCACTCAGCAGATCCCATCCGAAGTCTCTCCACATCGTGGCTCTCGGTCGACTGATAAGATGaactcttcctttttctgtggAGATATTaccctctttctttcacctCTCGTTGACCATCACTTTCGCAGTTCTCTTCCCTTTGTTATGATAtcatttttatcttgttCGTTTTTCTACATGTACACAGTGCAGCAATATCTCCATTTTCTTATCCCCACGGATGGATGTCAGCGTGAAACATCCGCCCTTATCGTCAAATCCTCCCAGATGGGTCCAGGTTGATCTAACAATTGGACCAGTTTCCTCCGAGTTCGGGTCTTCCGTGACTCATCAACAGTTTGTTTTATGTAGATCGACGAATTGGGGAACTCTCAAGAGAATGCGTACCCTGTAACCCCCAACATATGCTACCATTGTTGGGCAATTGCTGTAATGGTTTTGATAGGTGAAACACGGTAAGGACCTGGATCTCTCAAGGTGCGCCACAAGTAAGCCGTGAGCACCAGTGGCAATAGGATTTGGCTCTGTTCCACAGGATGAATCTCCGTTAGTCGGTCAATTCCTTTGAATCTCCGGGGTGACGTGATATTCAATTTCAAGTTATCACTATGAGATCGTCATCAGTGCCCCAATCACCTTCTAACTACAACGAGTGTAGTTTGTAGATTCTTAAAGTAATTAAGCTAATGGGGGGAGATCCACTCCCATATTGACTGATGGTGAAGACATCCGGAGTGCATCCCACCTGCAGAAGAGACCCTCACGTGATGCACTAACCACAAGGGGAACGTGCACTATCTTATCCCAACTTCTCTTTGGGTCTTATCTTTGCCATCTGCAAATAGTTCCAAGACAACGTTGGTCTTTTCAATAGcgcattttcttcttttcttccctctgcTCTCGCAATCCACTATTTGGTTTGATCCTgttaatttctttttccgaAAAGTTCTTATATTCCACAATGTCGGACGTGGCAGCTCTGGAAGCCGAGGTCAAGGAATTCAAGCTACAGGTATATGTGTCGAATAGTTGTTGAACTTTGATATCTAACCCAGCGGGTGCAGCTTGAAACCGTCCAATCGAGTTTGCAGGTAGATCCAGATAATACGGAACTTCAGAGTCTCAAAACTGAGTTGGAAGAACTTATTAACCTCACCGAAACCTCCATCGCCGAGCTCAAACCTCCCGCCCCGTCCACGTTGAAAACATCGCTTCCGCTAAAAGATCAAGGACCCCGGGGTAGCTATTCCACATCTCAGACGGGATATCGAAAGCCAACAGTTGAGCAGACGGAAGAGTCGGTCCCACCGGCATCTTTCTCCGTTAATGAACATGTTCTTGCTCGTTGGACTTCGGGCGACAACTCCTTCTACCCTGCCCGCATCACCTCCATCACTGGCTCCTCCAGCAACCCTGTTTACCTGGTCTCCTTCAAGTCCTACGGCACGGTGGAATCATTAACTGCAAAAGACCTTAGGCCTATCTCTGGCAATGATTCGCGTAAACGCAAGGCTGATGGAAGCTCAGGCAATTCCGCATCCCAATCCCCAGCACCACAACTGCCAAACTCGAGCGTGatctctgcagctgcagataTCAATCCCGCATTGGCGAACCAGGCGCGGCAAGAGCCAAGCAAGGTAGGCGATGGCCCCGCGCGTCCCGCAAAGGCACCTCGGAAGGTCAAAGCCAACCGCGAGCTTGAGGCGGGTAagatgaagtggaaggaTTTTGCGAGCAAGGGAAAGCTGGGACGGAAAGAGAGCATGTTCCGGACTGGAGACAGTGTCAGCGCCCGAGGTATGCTTTTCATGATTTGGTGTCCAATAGACCATGGCTAATCTCTACATCGGCAGTGGGCTTTACTGGGTCTGGTCAAAAGATGCGCAAAGACCCCACCAGGACGCGACATGTGTATCAACAAGCCGAGGATGAAGGCTACTGATAACGTAGCTCTGGAGTTTTCACAGGGGTTTTCCATGACAGGATGGgcttggtttttttttttctccttaTTGTTCATATGCTGTTTTTGCTCAAGCTATCTATTGTTCCCATTACTAACAGGCTGTTGGTGGCAGATAAGTCATCTCATGATTGTCGAGGCAAGGAGTAGTCGTACATAGAACGCGGCTTCAAGATATTGGTGATTCTTTACCCCATGAGTCTCTGGCGTCCCTCCTGCACGCGATCATTTCTAATCCGCCATCCTGTTAGGTATTATGGTACGTTTATTGGGAAATAGGTTCTGATTGCCCAACGTACTGGTCTTCCACGTAGTAGTTGATCCGACACAGCAACATAGATCCTGGAGAATCGACGACTAGGCACTTGCGTAAATGTCACTGTAAAACTGGAGTAGATGATCCAAATATTTGATTATAGCGCTATGCCCCAATTTTCGACCAGGAAGATATCCCATACATTGACAATTGCATATACTCGTACCTTCTATATATAATGTCTACGATTCTGTGTAGAGTTTGTGGACTCTTTGACGTTGATATCACGAGCGCTATGAAGcaattattttatttctctaAGCAAGCATCAAGATATAGCTATTCCAGTAT encodes:
- the yap1 gene encoding putative bZIP transcription factor AP-1/Yap1 (predicted protein), yielding MADYNTLYHQGLYLSPDQQDLLLAALSSNQPPQKQQNDKQRSQAKTDPDSTPGNMSSGSFSMSPGFNKTHPGSGGLGYGDDESPFLDFNPELDFDFPGSENLIGDLPGSLPSEEHEVGEKRKDMSDNENEESGKKRRESDDKAAKKPGRKPLTSEPTSKRKAQNRAAQRAFRERKEKHLKDLETKVDELQKASDDANQENGLLRAQVERLQVELREYRKRLSWLTTGSGISAMSAIPSAHSRNLYGLNNNDFMFDFPKFGDLPGGHIFNGPLTKSNQNKPRDGSSPATSDSQVPGVMTRETLNGSNNRGMPTAKAANGVSNNPSPKVPSVYNIRQSASSHDSSNSCSPSSSSDSHQSQMLSSNGTSPEPSSNSPATKLNDSVQNHHACTYSTIDAVRGKSESVSNTPSQPNNNYEQTPGPGLDLLAQQNGGQFDPVLFGDWREPQDAILSQDFGTFFDDAFPLPDLGSPSHNFNEVANPQPPKKDLIAEIDNKLDEEVVPGEDKSQMLSCTKIWDRLQSMEKFRNGEIDVDNLCSELRTKARCSEGGVVVNQKDVEDIMGRVK
- a CDS encoding uncharacterized protein (predicted protein); this translates as MSDVAALEAEVKEFKLQLETVQSSLQVDPDNTELQSLKTELEELINLTETSIAELKPPAPSTLKTSLPLKDQGPRGSYSTSQTGYRKPTVEQTEESVPPASFSVNEHVLARWTSGDNSFYPARITSITGSSSNPVYLVSFKSYGTVESLTAKDLRPISGNDSRKRKADGSSGNSASQSPAPQLPNSSVISAAADINPALANQARQEPSKVGDGPARPAKAPRKVKANRELEAGKMKWKDFASKGKLGRKESMFRTGDSVSARVGFTGSGQKMRKDPTRTRHVYQQAEDEGY